One part of the Prunus persica cultivar Lovell chromosome G5, Prunus_persica_NCBIv2, whole genome shotgun sequence genome encodes these proteins:
- the LOC18776020 gene encoding protein COBRA has translation MEPRCLSDTGSIVKLSSFAILLVFLLSCFSFTSTEAYDALDPTGNITIKWDVISWTPDGYVAVVTMFNFQQYRHIQTPGWTLGWTWAKKEVIWSMVGAQTTEQGDCSRYKGNVPHCCKKDPTVVDLLPGTPYNQQIANCCKGGVMNSWIQDPANAISSFQISVGAAGTTNKTVRLPKNFTLKAPGPGYSCGIAKIVKPTRFLTADKRRWTQAMMTWNVTCTYSQFLAQKTPTCCVSLSSFYNETIVSCPTCACGCQNNATDPGSCVEPNNPYLASAVSGPGKSTNAPLVQCTSHMCPVRVHWHVKINYKEYWRVKVTITNFNYRMNYTLWNLVVQHPNFDNLTKIFSFNYKSLTPYAGLNDTAMLWGVKFYNDLLTQAGPLGNVQSELLFRKDASTFTFEKGWAFPRRIYFNGDNCVMPPPDAYPWLPNSSPKQVISILHPAITIFVSLLFLLAYA, from the exons ATGGAGCCTCGGTGCTTATCAGACACTGGATCCATAGTCAAGCTCAGCAGCTTTGCCATTTTGCTTGTCTTTTTGCTTTCATGCTTCAGTTTTACTTCTACAG AAGCCTATGATGCCCTTGATCCAACCGGGAATATCACAATTAAATGGGATGTCATTAGTTGGACTCCAGATGGCTATGTT GCTGTTGTTACAATGTTTAACTTCCAGCAGTATCGACATATACAAACACCAGGCTGGACATTAGGATGGACATGGGCAAAAAAGGAAGTAATTTGGAGCATGGTGGGAGCACAAACCACCGAGCAAGGGGATTGTTCAAGATACAAAGGGAATGTCCCACATTGCTGTAAGAAGGATCCAACAGTTGTGGATTTGTTGCCAGGAACCCCTTACAACCAGCAGATTGCAAATTGCTGCAAAGGGGGAGTAATGAACTCATGGATCCAGGACCCAGCCAATGCTATAAGTTCGTTCCAGATCAGTGTGGGTGCTGCAGGAACAACTAACAAAACTGTCAGACTGCCGAAAAACTTCACCTTGAAAGCACCTGGGCCTGGATATTCTTGTGGGATAGCAAAGATTGTAAAACCAACCAGATTTCTAACAGCGGATAAAAGGAGATGGACCCAAGCCATGA TGACCTGGAACGTTACTTGCACATACTCGCAATTCCTGGCTCAAAAGACACCCACTTGTTgtgtttctctctcctccttctATAATGAGACCATAGTAAGCTGCCCCACTTGTGCCTGTGGCTGCCAGAACAACGCTACAGACCCTGGGAGctgtgtaga GCCGAACAATCCATATTTAGCTTCAGCTGTATCAGGTCCTGGAAAATCTACTAATGCTCCTCTGGTCCAGTGTACTAGCCATATGTGTCCAGTCCGAGTCCATTGGCATGTGAAGATCAATTACAAGGAGTACTGGAGAGTGAAAGTCACAATtacaaatttcaattacaGAATGAACTACACGCTGTGGAATCTTGTTGTGCAACATCCCAACTTTGATAATTTGACCAAGATTTTCAGCTTCAATTACAAATCCCTAACTCCTTATGCTGGCTTAA ATGACACTGCCATGTTGTGGGGAGTAAAGTTTTATAACGATTTGCTCACACAAGCTGGCCCTCTTGGAAATGTGCAGTCAGAGCTCCTATTTCGAAAGGATGCatcaactttcacttttgaaaaggGATGGGCTTTTCCTCGAAGGATTTATTTTAATGGTGACAATTGTGTCATGCCACCTCCAGATGCCTATCCATGGTTGCCAAATTCCAGTCCCAAACAAGTCATTTCCATACTTCATCCCGCCATCACCATCTTCGTATCTCTGCTATTCTTATTGGCTTATGCATAG